In a genomic window of Variovorax paradoxus:
- a CDS encoding cellulose biosynthesis cyclic di-GMP-binding regulatory protein BcsB, with translation MTAAGTASTQQQRPGAPAAAAPAFAPATVPTIAPAAVPTLALPPQQLPGASAVPVPVASTAAAGGTVRELNLTQLGIDYAIQLRGISGTIGIPFNIRADELVTSASFRLNYAYSPSLIPELSHLKVTVNDVLVATLPVNRADGGKPQTADIPIDRRLITEFNRINVELIGHYTRDCEDPAHTSLWARIDASSTLRLNVSPLKLTNDLATLPQPFFDRRDVRRARIPFVFGSAESGPLLEAAGVLSSWFGALADYRGAVFPVSRGQLPSGHAVVFATPETSLPGLVLPSIQGPALAVVDHPQDPTAKLLLVMGRDANELRTAAASLALNSRALSGATSAIAAFQEPPARKPYDAPRWVPSDRPLQFGELTTAADLSVTGYNPDVVRVNLQLPPDLFTWRSRGIPLDLLYRYTPRVRPDQSTLNVNVNENFIGAIPLRSANPAGDRWYNPLAVKLMPDGTLAERKEVILPPLALGPRSQLRLHYYFEPVAGRCIPQLDNVRGSIDPTSKIDVSGFPHFIAMPELAAYANGGFPFSRMADLSDTAVILPDQADTSDTETYLGLMGQIGRATGYPVLRVKVGRSAEVSQWADKDLLVIGNLQNQPLFTQWAERMPLKRAAAANGSGDGSPQFKLASWIDSAIDFVIGARTREDLPGSMQIAVSDDGRDAVLAGFESPLRSGRSVVAAISNGTSKDALLNALMTPDLLKRVQGSMAIVRDAQVHSVLGSDTYYVGRLPPIAWLQWNLSRSPLLLAALVVLLAVIGAAVAYASLQIRARRRLK, from the coding sequence CTGACTGCCGCCGGCACGGCCTCGACGCAGCAGCAGCGCCCGGGAGCACCCGCGGCGGCCGCGCCGGCCTTCGCACCGGCGACCGTGCCCACGATCGCGCCGGCCGCCGTGCCCACGCTCGCGCTGCCGCCGCAACAACTGCCCGGCGCGTCCGCGGTGCCGGTGCCCGTCGCCAGCACCGCCGCGGCCGGCGGCACGGTGCGCGAGCTCAACCTCACGCAGCTGGGCATCGACTACGCGATCCAGCTGCGCGGCATCAGCGGCACCATCGGCATCCCGTTCAACATCCGCGCCGACGAGCTGGTGACCTCGGCCTCGTTCCGCCTCAACTACGCCTACTCGCCCTCGCTGATCCCCGAGCTGTCGCACCTGAAGGTGACGGTCAACGACGTGCTGGTCGCGACCCTGCCGGTGAACCGCGCCGACGGCGGCAAGCCGCAGACGGCCGACATCCCGATCGACCGGCGCCTGATCACCGAGTTCAACCGCATCAACGTCGAGCTGATCGGCCACTACACGCGCGACTGCGAGGACCCGGCCCACACCAGCCTGTGGGCGCGCATCGACGCCTCGAGCACCTTGCGCCTGAACGTCTCGCCGCTCAAGCTGACCAACGACCTCGCGACGCTGCCGCAGCCCTTCTTCGACCGCCGCGACGTGCGCCGCGCGCGCATTCCCTTCGTCTTCGGCAGCGCCGAATCGGGCCCGCTGCTCGAGGCCGCGGGCGTGCTGTCGTCGTGGTTCGGCGCGCTCGCCGACTACCGCGGCGCGGTGTTCCCGGTCTCGCGCGGCCAGCTGCCCAGCGGCCACGCGGTGGTGTTCGCCACCCCCGAGACCAGCCTGCCCGGCCTGGTGTTGCCCTCGATCCAGGGCCCGGCGCTGGCCGTGGTCGACCATCCGCAGGACCCGACCGCCAAGCTGCTGCTGGTGATGGGCCGCGACGCCAACGAGCTGCGCACCGCCGCCGCCTCGCTGGCGCTCAACAGCCGCGCGCTGTCGGGCGCGACCAGCGCGATCGCCGCCTTCCAGGAGCCGCCGGCGCGCAAGCCCTACGACGCGCCGCGCTGGGTGCCCAGCGACCGGCCGCTGCAGTTCGGCGAGCTCACGACCGCGGCCGACCTCTCGGTGACCGGCTACAACCCCGACGTGGTGCGGGTCAACCTGCAGCTGCCGCCCGACCTGTTCACCTGGCGCAGCCGCGGCATCCCGCTCGACCTGCTCTACCGCTACACGCCGCGCGTGCGGCCCGACCAGTCGACGCTCAACGTCAACGTCAACGAGAACTTCATCGGCGCGATCCCGCTGCGCTCGGCCAACCCGGCCGGCGACCGCTGGTACAACCCGCTGGCCGTCAAGCTGATGCCCGACGGCACCCTGGCCGAGCGCAAGGAAGTGATCCTGCCGCCGCTGGCACTGGGCCCGCGCAGCCAGCTGCGGCTGCACTACTACTTCGAGCCCGTGGCCGGCCGCTGCATTCCGCAGCTCGACAACGTGCGCGGCTCGATCGACCCGACCTCGAAGATCGACGTCTCGGGCTTCCCGCACTTCATCGCCATGCCCGAGCTCGCGGCCTACGCCAACGGCGGCTTCCCGTTCTCGCGCATGGCCGACCTGTCGGACACCGCGGTGATCCTGCCCGACCAGGCCGACACCTCCGACACCGAGACCTACCTCGGCCTGATGGGCCAGATCGGCCGCGCCACCGGCTACCCGGTGCTGCGCGTGAAGGTGGGCCGCTCGGCCGAGGTCTCGCAGTGGGCCGACAAGGACCTGCTGGTGATCGGCAACCTGCAGAACCAGCCGCTGTTCACCCAGTGGGCCGAGCGCATGCCGCTCAAGCGCGCCGCGGCCGCCAACGGCAGCGGCGACGGCTCGCCGCAGTTCAAGCTCGCGAGCTGGATCGACAGCGCGATCGACTTCGTGATCGGCGCGCGCACCCGCGAGGACTTGCCGGGCTCGATGCAGATCGCGGTCAGCGACGACGGCCGCGACGCCGTGCTCGCCGGCTTCGAATCGCCGCTGCGCAGCGGCCGCAGCGTGGTCGCCGCGATCTCCAACGGCACCTCGAAGGATGCGCTGCTCAACGCGCTGATGACGCCCGACCTGCTCAAGCGCGTGCAGGGCAGCATGGCCATCGTGCGCGATGCGCAGGTGCACAGCGTGCTCGGCAGCGACACCTACTACGTCGGCCGCCTGCCGCCGATCGCCTGGCTGCAATGGAACCTCTCGCGCAGCCCGCTGCTGCTGGCGGCCCTGGTGGTGCTGCTGGCCGTGATCGGCGCCGCGGTGGCCTATGCCAGCCTGCAGATTCGCGCGCGCCGCCGCCTCAAGTGA
- the bcsZ gene encoding cellulase, whose product MPGSKPTLPSSVPDRQRRSLFAAMAASALAWTGTRAAAQAAPTSPSAPPAAPMPATCHPAADWNAFVVRHVQRDGRVIDFNSAQQHSTSEGQSYAMFFALVHNDRELFARVLGWAETNLASGSIAKNLPAWQWGRKPGGGWGVLDPNPASDADLWIAYALMEAGRLWNEPRYASMGRSLLALVAREEVVSLSGFGRMLLPWPKSVASGSVWRLNPSYMPLQLLRYFQHADPQGPWAAVADNTVRLLAATAPRGFSPDWCAWSEDARAFVADPEKGTVGSYDAIRVYLWAGMLPEQSPDRRALLQALSGPKRLLADRQPIPELVDTATGTVRGMGPLGFAGAMLPYLKAQEQPEALATEVARLPNSRADGQPSTALLPYYEQMLLLFGQAWLDGRYQFLRNGQLQTSWRLLCRPTRTA is encoded by the coding sequence ATGCCAGGTTCGAAGCCCACGCTTCCCTCTTCCGTTCCCGACCGGCAGCGCCGCTCGCTGTTCGCGGCGATGGCCGCGTCCGCGCTGGCCTGGACCGGCACGCGCGCGGCCGCGCAGGCCGCGCCGACCAGTCCTTCCGCGCCACCCGCCGCGCCGATGCCCGCCACCTGCCATCCCGCGGCCGACTGGAACGCCTTCGTCGTGCGCCATGTCCAGCGCGACGGCCGCGTGATCGACTTCAACTCGGCGCAGCAGCACTCGACCTCCGAGGGCCAGTCCTACGCCATGTTCTTCGCGCTGGTCCACAACGACCGCGAGCTGTTCGCGCGCGTGCTGGGCTGGGCCGAGACCAACCTCGCCAGCGGCAGCATCGCGAAGAACCTGCCGGCCTGGCAGTGGGGCCGCAAGCCCGGCGGCGGCTGGGGCGTGCTCGATCCGAATCCCGCCTCCGACGCCGACCTCTGGATCGCCTATGCGCTGATGGAAGCCGGCCGGCTCTGGAACGAGCCGCGCTACGCCAGCATGGGCCGCAGCCTGCTGGCGCTGGTGGCGCGCGAGGAAGTGGTCTCGCTGTCCGGCTTCGGCCGCATGCTGCTGCCCTGGCCCAAGTCGGTGGCCAGCGGCTCGGTGTGGCGGCTCAACCCGAGCTACATGCCGCTGCAGCTGCTGCGCTATTTCCAGCATGCCGATCCGCAGGGTCCCTGGGCCGCGGTGGCCGACAACACGGTGCGCCTGCTCGCGGCCACGGCGCCGCGCGGCTTCTCGCCCGACTGGTGCGCCTGGTCCGAAGATGCCCGCGCCTTCGTCGCCGATCCCGAGAAGGGCACGGTCGGCAGCTACGACGCGATCCGCGTCTACCTCTGGGCCGGCATGCTGCCCGAGCAGTCGCCCGACCGCCGTGCGCTGCTGCAGGCCCTGTCCGGCCCGAAGCGGCTGCTGGCCGACCGGCAGCCGATCCCCGAACTGGTCGACACCGCCACCGGCACCGTGCGCGGCATGGGTCCGCTGGGTTTCGCCGGCGCGATGCTGCCCTACCTGAAGGCGCAGGAACAGCCCGAGGCGCTGGCCACCGAGGTGGCGCGCCTGCCCAATTCGCGCGCCGACGGCCAGCCGTCGACCGCCCTGCTTCCCTACTACGAACAGATGCTGCTGCTCTTCGGCCAGGCCTGGCTCGACGGGCGCTACCAGTTCCTTCGGAACGGCCAGCTGCAAACCTCATGGAGACTGCTATGTCGACCCACCCGCACGGCATGA
- a CDS encoding BCSC C-terminal domain-containing protein — MSTHPHGMTSPRPTRLRRAPAGLPSARWLACLGLFATLGAANPAHAQADAATALIEQGNYWQSQGRADLAEESWRKLLSVNPQSADAMYGMAQVELSRGNAEPARSWIARLRTAAPNDPRLSRLQQQAQNPGQGSLLQRARAAARAGRASEAVQLYRDQFDNRPPPEALALEYYQTLSSTPQGADEGRRGIEQLVREYPENASYKLALAQLRTYSEATRREGIRSLAELSKQPTVGAAARASWRQALIWLDARAPDMPLYREFLANNQNDTAVAARLEALESGRTTAASGPGVPLGEGYRALDRGDPATAEQRFQQALRAKADDSEALGGLGLVRLRQERFAEAQQYLEQAARGGNTKWNSALQSATYWNLVNQARAAQGRNDLRGAQSLLERAVRIDAREPVGQVALADLRAAAGELPQAEQGYRRVLESKPSDGQALRGLIAVLGRQGRADEALELSRRLTPEQAAQLGGLRDIQVEQARAKAKQQADAGDAAGAQRTLEDAMLAAPDSPWVRLDLANIYRRQGLVAEARGVMEGLLMSQPDMPDALFASALLASETGDAAAGMQYLERIPAGSRTREMAALQRRLWAQSQAQRAQALARQGQVDAARQLLGQAEASLSSDMPSEIFGQLAGAYADIGDAPRALAMSRQLLARTPTPTVANRLLYASVLLKTRQDIELSAVLRQLASTSMTSSQRADFDALRIAYALRQTDALREAGNLEAAYNAMAPVLAEQPDDPKALAALARLYSAARDEGQALALYQRVLQRSPTDLDTLLAAAASASAQRNHADAESYVMAALKQAPDESRVLTAAGRVYRNAGDSRKAEQYLRAAVEADSRLAAGGSPGAPGVPGGLPPANPFAGMTGGAARAALPVPAGAGGNPFAQARMQPVAYAAAAPAAAYPASYPASYPTSNPVQYPAYPAAPANTAYPGATPWPTGTQPAANNAKGRRTTGTAAPAANTRTAARTANTPQATAYIAPPLQQYPVPGTQTSLPPVYAQAPQAYAQGGGLLPLPRPGSAPADLGWNAAPRAQPPVDSAAAELRELEAARSVSFTAGTVFRNRAGEAGLSRLTDFEIPFEARFPVGDGKIVVGVTPTFLDAGSPAGDWATASRFGGGPGAAFTGLVNGTTAGQQNASGLGLSVGYEGKNFGASIGTTPLGFQQVNLIGNVSFKGAFGDSWSYKADLSRRPVTDSLLSFAGAKDERTGERWGGVVATGARGDIGYDDGTYGFYGYGALHGLTGKNVASNSRFEIGGGSYIHLLSEPGNKLTLGLNLGIMGYDKNLSYYTFGHGGYFSPQSFVSLALPVDWSGRNNRLSWRVNASLGVQAFNQKEAPYFPTDSSRNGDAGRAAAGAAALGLTNTIYNGRYPKTSKTGLAYNLAAVLEYQLAPKMYLGGSIGLNNAQDYRQFTGSLYLRYVFDGSSTLGVPTGTTLRPLVSPYTPLL; from the coding sequence ATGTCGACCCACCCGCACGGCATGACATCGCCGCGTCCGACCCGGTTGCGCCGCGCTCCGGCGGGCCTGCCCTCCGCGCGCTGGCTGGCCTGCCTGGGCCTGTTCGCCACGCTCGGTGCCGCCAACCCCGCGCATGCGCAGGCCGACGCCGCCACCGCCCTGATCGAACAGGGCAACTACTGGCAGTCGCAGGGCCGCGCCGACCTCGCCGAGGAGAGCTGGCGCAAGCTGCTGAGCGTCAACCCGCAGTCGGCCGACGCGATGTACGGCATGGCGCAGGTCGAGCTCTCGCGCGGCAACGCCGAGCCGGCGCGCAGCTGGATCGCGCGGCTGCGCACGGCCGCGCCCAACGATCCGCGCCTGTCGCGCCTGCAGCAGCAGGCACAGAACCCCGGACAGGGCAGCCTGCTGCAACGCGCCCGCGCGGCGGCGCGCGCCGGCCGCGCGTCCGAGGCGGTGCAGCTCTACCGCGACCAGTTCGACAACCGGCCGCCGCCCGAGGCGCTGGCGCTCGAGTACTACCAGACGCTGAGCAGCACGCCGCAGGGCGCCGACGAAGGCCGCCGCGGCATCGAACAACTGGTGCGCGAATATCCCGAGAACGCCAGCTACAAGCTCGCGCTCGCGCAACTGCGCACCTACAGCGAGGCCACGCGGCGCGAAGGCATCCGCAGCCTGGCCGAGCTGTCGAAGCAGCCGACCGTGGGCGCGGCCGCGCGCGCGAGCTGGCGCCAGGCGCTGATCTGGCTCGACGCACGCGCGCCCGACATGCCGCTGTACCGCGAGTTCCTCGCCAACAACCAGAACGACACGGCCGTGGCCGCGCGCCTCGAGGCGCTCGAGAGCGGCCGCACGACCGCGGCCTCCGGCCCGGGCGTGCCGCTCGGCGAGGGCTACCGCGCGCTCGACCGCGGCGACCCGGCGACCGCCGAGCAGCGCTTCCAGCAGGCGCTGCGCGCCAAGGCCGACGACAGCGAGGCGCTCGGCGGCCTCGGTCTGGTGCGGCTGCGCCAGGAGCGCTTCGCCGAGGCGCAGCAGTACCTCGAGCAGGCCGCGCGTGGCGGCAACACCAAGTGGAATTCGGCGCTGCAGAGCGCCACCTACTGGAACCTCGTGAACCAGGCCCGCGCCGCGCAAGGCCGCAACGACCTGCGCGGCGCGCAGTCGCTGCTCGAGCGCGCGGTACGCATCGACGCGCGCGAACCCGTGGGCCAGGTCGCGCTGGCCGACCTGCGCGCCGCCGCCGGCGAACTGCCGCAGGCCGAACAGGGCTACCGCCGCGTGCTCGAGAGCAAGCCCTCGGACGGCCAGGCCCTGCGCGGCCTGATCGCCGTGCTGGGCCGCCAGGGCCGCGCCGACGAGGCGCTCGAACTCTCGCGCCGCCTCACGCCCGAGCAGGCGGCCCAGCTCGGCGGCCTGCGCGACATCCAGGTCGAGCAGGCACGCGCCAAGGCCAAGCAGCAGGCCGATGCCGGCGACGCGGCCGGCGCGCAGCGCACGCTCGAGGACGCCATGCTCGCCGCGCCCGACAGCCCGTGGGTGCGGCTGGACCTCGCCAACATCTACCGCCGCCAGGGCCTGGTGGCGGAGGCACGCGGCGTGATGGAGGGCCTGCTGATGTCGCAGCCCGACATGCCCGACGCGCTGTTCGCGAGCGCCCTGCTGGCCTCCGAGACCGGCGACGCGGCCGCCGGCATGCAGTACCTCGAACGCATCCCGGCCGGCTCGCGCACCCGCGAGATGGCCGCGCTGCAGCGCCGGCTCTGGGCCCAGTCGCAGGCGCAGCGCGCGCAGGCGCTCGCGCGCCAGGGCCAGGTCGACGCCGCGCGCCAGCTGCTGGGCCAGGCCGAGGCCTCGCTGAGCAGCGACATGCCGAGCGAGATCTTCGGCCAGCTCGCGGGCGCCTATGCCGACATCGGCGACGCGCCGCGCGCCCTCGCGATGAGCCGCCAGCTGCTCGCGCGCACGCCGACGCCGACCGTGGCCAACCGCCTGCTCTATGCCTCGGTGCTGCTCAAGACGCGCCAGGACATCGAGCTGTCGGCCGTGCTGCGCCAGCTCGCGAGCACCAGCATGACCTCGTCCCAGCGCGCCGACTTCGACGCGCTGCGCATCGCCTACGCGCTGCGCCAGACCGACGCGCTGCGCGAGGCCGGCAACCTCGAGGCCGCCTACAACGCGATGGCGCCGGTGCTGGCCGAGCAGCCCGACGATCCGAAGGCGCTGGCCGCGCTCGCGCGGCTGTATTCGGCCGCGCGCGACGAAGGCCAGGCGCTGGCGCTCTACCAGCGCGTGCTGCAGCGCAGCCCGACCGACCTCGACACCCTGCTGGCCGCCGCCGCGAGCGCGAGCGCGCAGCGCAACCATGCCGATGCCGAGAGCTACGTGATGGCCGCGCTCAAGCAGGCGCCCGACGAATCGCGCGTGCTGACCGCGGCCGGCCGCGTCTACCGCAATGCCGGCGACAGCCGCAAGGCCGAGCAGTACCTGCGCGCCGCGGTCGAGGCCGACAGCCGGCTCGCGGCCGGCGGTTCGCCCGGCGCGCCCGGCGTGCCGGGCGGCCTGCCGCCCGCCAACCCCTTCGCCGGCATGACCGGCGGCGCCGCGCGCGCCGCGCTGCCGGTGCCCGCGGGCGCCGGCGGCAATCCCTTCGCCCAGGCACGGATGCAGCCGGTGGCCTATGCGGCGGCGGCGCCCGCGGCCGCCTATCCCGCCAGCTACCCCGCCAGTTACCCCACGAGCAATCCGGTGCAGTACCCGGCCTATCCCGCCGCGCCCGCGAACACCGCCTATCCGGGCGCGACGCCGTGGCCCACGGGCACGCAGCCCGCGGCCAACAACGCCAAGGGCCGCCGCACCACCGGCACCGCCGCGCCCGCCGCGAACACGCGCACCGCTGCGCGCACCGCCAACACACCCCAGGCCACGGCCTATATCGCACCGCCGTTGCAGCAGTACCCCGTGCCCGGCACGCAGACATCGCTGCCCCCGGTCTATGCCCAGGCGCCGCAGGCCTATGCGCAAGGCGGCGGCCTGCTGCCGCTGCCGCGCCCGGGTTCGGCGCCGGCCGACCTCGGCTGGAACGCGGCACCGCGCGCCCAGCCGCCGGTCGATTCGGCCGCGGCGGAACTGCGCGAACTCGAGGCCGCGCGCTCGGTGTCCTTCACCGCCGGCACCGTGTTCCGCAACCGCGCGGGCGAGGCCGGGCTGAGCCGGCTGACCGACTTCGAGATTCCGTTCGAGGCCCGCTTCCCGGTCGGCGACGGCAAGATCGTCGTGGGCGTCACGCCCACCTTCCTCGATGCCGGCTCGCCCGCGGGCGACTGGGCCACCGCCAGCCGTTTCGGCGGCGGGCCCGGCGCGGCCTTCACGGGCCTGGTCAACGGCACCACGGCCGGCCAGCAGAACGCCTCGGGCCTGGGCCTGAGCGTGGGCTACGAGGGCAAGAACTTCGGCGCCAGCATCGGCACCACGCCGCTGGGCTTCCAGCAGGTCAACCTGATCGGCAACGTCAGCTTCAAGGGCGCCTTCGGCGACTCGTGGTCGTACAAGGCCGACCTGTCGCGCCGGCCGGTCACCGACAGCCTGCTGTCCTTCGCGGGCGCGAAGGACGAACGCACCGGCGAACGCTGGGGCGGCGTGGTCGCGACCGGCGCGCGCGGCGACATCGGCTACGACGACGGCACCTACGGCTTCTACGGCTACGGCGCGCTGCATGGCCTCACGGGCAAGAACGTGGCGAGCAACTCGCGCTTCGAGATCGGCGGCGGCAGCTACATCCACCTGCTGAGCGAACCGGGCAACAAGCTCACGCTGGGGCTCAACCTCGGCATCATGGGCTACGACAAGAACCTCAGCTACTACACCTTCGGGCATGGCGGCTACTTCAGCCCGCAGAGCTTCGTGAGCCTCGCGCTGCCGGTGGACTGGAGCGGGCGCAACAACCGGCTGTCGTGGCGCGTCAATGCCTCGCTGGGCGTGCAGGCCTTCAACCAGAAGGAAGCGCCCTACTTCCCGACCGACAGCAGCCGCAACGGCGACGCCGGCCGCGCGGCCGCCGGCGCGGCGGCGCTCGGGCTCACCAACACGATCTACAACGGCCGCTATCCGAAGACCTCGAAGACCGGCCTGGCCTACAACCTCGCCGCGGTGCTCGAGTACCAGCTCGCGCCGAAGATGTACCTGGGCGGCTCGATCGGCCTGAACAACGCGCAGGACTACCGGCAGTTCACCGGCAGCCTCTACCTGCGCTACGTGTTCGACGGCTCGAGCACGCTGGGCGTGCCCACGGGCACGACGCTGCGGCCGCTGGTATCGCCGTACACGCCGCTGCTCTGA